One genomic segment of Bombina bombina isolate aBomBom1 chromosome 4, aBomBom1.pri, whole genome shotgun sequence includes these proteins:
- the GHSR gene encoding growth hormone secretagogue receptor type 1: MEPGGYYTFSYDVLRSTSNQTYTQNSTLDDYQNVSWSEDALYFFPVPVLTGITVTCILLFIIGVFGNIMTMLVVSQYKDMRTTTNLYLSSMAFSDLLIFLCMPLDLYRLWQYRPWNFGSLLCKLFQFISESCTYATILNITALSVERYFAICFPLKAKVVITKGRVKMVILVLWVVSFVSAGPIFVLVGVEHENGTDPYDTNECKATEYAIKSGLLTIMVWTSSVFFFLPVFCLTILYSLIGRKLWRRKRESIGPNTSIRDKNNKQTVKMLVVVVFAFILCWLPFHVARYLFSKSFEAGSWEIALISQYCNLVSFVLFYLSAAINPILYNIMSNKYRVAACRLFRLKQVSRKAPYTTNDESSPAWTESNVST; encoded by the exons ATGGAGCCAGGTGGATACTATACTTTCTCCTATGATGTATTGAGAAGCACATCCAATCAGACTTATACACAAAATAGCACTTTGGATGACTATCAGAATGTCTCCTGGTCAGAAGATGCCCTGTACTTTTTCCCTGTCCCAGTACTAACTGGAATAACTGTTACTTGTATTCTGCTCTTTATTATAGGAGTATTTGGAAACATTATGACAATGTTAGTAGTGTCTCAATATAAAGATATGAGGACAACAACTAACCTATATTTATCTAGTATGGCATTTTCAGATCTTCTTATATTCCTTTGTATGCCACTTGATCTCTATAGACTCTGGCAGTACAGACCCTGGAATTTCGGGAGCCTCCTCTGCAAACTTTTCCAGTTTATCAGTGAAAGTTGCACTTATGCTACAATCCTGAACATCACAGCTCTAAGCGTGGAGAGATATTTTGCAATCTGTTTCCCTTTGAAAGCCAAAGTAGTCATCACAAAGGGCAGAGTGAAGATGGTCATCTTAGTTCTTTGGGTAGTGTCTTTTGTAAGCGCTGGTCCAATCTTTGTCTTGGTTGGAGTTGAACATGAGAATGGAACAGATCCCTATGATACCAATGAGTGCAAAGCTACAGAATATGCTATAAAGTCCGGTCTCCTCACAATAATGGTGTGGACCTCCAGTGTGTTCTTCTTCCTGCCTGTTTTCTGCTTGACTATTTTGTATAGTTTAATTGGAAGAAAACTATGGAGAAGGAAAAGAGAGTCCATAGGACCAAATACATCTATCAGAGATAAGAATAACAAACAGACTGTGAAAATGCTAG tggTGGTGGTATTTGCCTTCATTCTTTGCTGGCTGCCTTTTCATGTTGCTCGTTATTTATTTTCCAAGTCCTTTGAAGCTGGATCCTGGGAAATAGCTCTGATTAGCCAGTATTGTAACTTAGTCTCTTTTGTGCTTTTCTACTTAAGTGCAGCTATCAATCCAATTCTCTACAACATTATGTCGAACAAATACCGCGTGGCGGCCTGCAGACTTTTCAGACTAAAGCAGGTTTCACGTAAAGCACCTTACACAACAAATGATGAAAGTTCCCCTGCATGGACAGAATCTAATGTGAGCACGTGA